A genomic window from Silene latifolia isolate original U9 population chromosome Y, ASM4854445v1, whole genome shotgun sequence includes:
- the LOC141630896 gene encoding uncharacterized protein LOC141630896 — protein MDDWEAVNYTIIAWIFNTIESRLRSSISYRETSFDLWEDIRRRFSIANGIKVYQLQCDLADCKQKSGESLMDYFGRIKMLWDDINDYDALPTCDCCLQCDLQGVIRKRRDAEQVRGFLMGLDPVYATVRSSILGTSPLPDIHIVYSRIAQEEEVRTVAQAREEAVTQMACAVTGKGQQAKTEGNTRPRFKYAHCNKDGHTVSRCWEEHGFPVGHPRHVAKTGDSSTSTFAAKTNAIFGETPVVANVVRLSGKLPFTWIIDTGTSTYVCYNEELFDSCVNIAPVNIGLPTGARVTATKAGTIKLNDKLSIFNVLFVPSFTCNLFSVSQMLSTQNLCVKFTNAQCMIEDHALTTIGVGDLLDGLFYLTMMKPTRVNAVTGEESAALWHLRMGHPSSRNIYSRDKFDSRSRRCIIIGYPFGKKGWHLYDLETGDYFQSRDVHFIEDQIPFATPENSSENPAIHEGVFEPNYIIVPSSSSTQNVEARETGSPSTESAHDIARTEIGMSMSDASNGDNQVDMSTNDMSTDNIDNKKDAPSDTTHAITNDTEPNSFKEAICDPKWKQAMEEEIAALEANNTWSIVDLPSNKTAIGWIDFAETFAPTVKMVTVRTFLTIAAINNWELHQMDVQNAFLHGDLEEEVYMRLPLGFGHGLRGKDDIVINILVYVDDLVIAGNNSVAIQEFKNYLSQCFRMKDLETGLLGSKPAPVPMEEKHDLALHVEPLFSEPTKYRRLVGKLIYLTLTRSEITYLVHILSQFMQAPSKAYWDAVVRVVRYLKGNPGQGILLRADTSMLIPKIFFLVMPPRRNPAVNITQEELDQLLAENEALKAKRMDPAKMSTIVARHNPTIFTGEGEPHLLGDWCREFTNLFELIACPEECK, from the exons ATGGACGATTGGGAGGCTGTAAATTACACTATTATTGCGTGGATCTTTAATACTATTGAATCACGCCTACGTTCGTCGATTTCATATCGTGAAACATCATTTGATCTATGGGAGGATATTCGGAGGCGTTTCTCGATTGCAAACGGCATTAAAGTCTACCAGCTTCAATGTGATCTTGCCGATTGTAAGCAAAAATCTGGTGAGTCTTTAATGGATTATTTTGGTAGAATTAAAATGTTGTGGGATGACATCAATGATTATGATGCTCTACCCACCTGTGATTGCTGCTTGCAATGCGATTTGCAAGGCGTGATTCGTAAGCGCAGAGATGCTGAACAAGTGCGAGGTTTCTTAATGGGTCTTGATCCGGTGTATGCTACTGTCCGCTCTAGCATACTCGGTACTTCTCCGTTGCCTGATATACATATTGTATATTCACGCATTGCTCAAGAAGAGGAAGTTCGTACTGTTGCTCAGGCGCGTGAAGAGGCTGTGACTCAGATGGCGTGTGCAGTGACAGGAAAAGGGCAGCAGGCCAAAACAGAGGGCAATACTCGTCCTCGGTTTAAATATGCTCATTGTAATAAAGACGGGCATACAGTGAGTCGTTGCTGGGAGGAACACGGTTTTCCTGTTGGTCACCCTCGTCATGTCGCAAAAACGGGGGACTCTTCGACATCGACTTTCGCTGCCAAAACTAATGCTATTTTTGGTGAGACTCCAGTTGTTGCTAATGTGGTTCGATTGAGTGGTAAGCTGCCTTTCACATGGATAATTGATACGGGTACATCCACCTATGTTTGTTATAATGAAGAATTATTTGATTCTTGTGTTAATATTGCTCCTGTGAATATTGGTTTACCAACTGGTGCACGTGTGACAGCCACGAAGGCAGGGACTATCAAGCTCAATGATAAATTgtctatttttaatgttttattcGTTCCGTCTTTCACGTGTAATCTTTTTTCGGTTTCGCAGATGTTATCCACACAAAATTTGTGTGTAAAATTTACTAATGCTCAATGTATGATCGAGGACCATGCCTTGACGACGATTGGAGTGGGTGATCTCTTGGATGGGCTGTTCTACTTGACGATGATGAAACCTACTCGTGTTAATGCTGTGACCGGGGAAGAAAGTGCAGCACTATGGCATCTAAGAATGGGACATCCTTCATCTCGG AATATTTATTCTCGCGACAAGTTTGATTCCCGAAGTCGTCGTTGTATTATCATTGGCTATCCTTTTGGGAAGAAAGGTTGGCACTTATATGATCTTGAGACGGGTGATTATTTTCAATCGCGTGATGTTCATTTTATTGAGGACCAAATTCCTTTTGCCACGCCCGAAAATAGCTCAGAAAATCCTGCCATACACGAGGGTGTTTTTGAGCCTAATTACATTATTGTTCCATCCTCGTCGTCGACTCAGAATGTCGAGGCTAGGGAAACAGGTAGTCCGTCTACTGAGTCTGCACATGACATAGCTCGAACTGAAATTGGGATGTCTATGTCTGATGCGTCGAATGGTGATAATCAGGTTGATATGTCCACTAATGATATGTCCACTGATAATATTGACAATAAAAAAGATGCTCCTTCTGATACAACTCACG CTATTACTAATGACACAGAACCCAATTCTTTTAAAGAGGCCATTTGTGACCCAAAATGGAAACAAGCCATGGAGGAAGAAATTGCTGCATTAGAAGCAAATAATACTTGGTCCATAGTGGATTTACCATCAAATAAAACCGCTATTGGAT ggattgaTTTTGCCGAGACTTTTGCCCCTACAGTCAAGATGGTGACCGTTCGAACTTTTCTTACTATCGCTGCGATAAATAATTGGGAATTGCACCAAATGGATGTTCAAAATGCTTTCCTCCATGGGGACTTAGAGGAGGAGGTATACATGCGACTTCCACTTGGATTCGGACATGGGTTGCGAGGAAAG GATGATATCGTTATCAATATTCTAGTATATGTGGACGACTTGGTGATTGCTGGTAACAATAGTGTTGCTATTCAAGAGTTTAAAAATTACTTAAGTCAATGTTTTCGTATGAAAGACTTGG AAACGGGGCTTCTAGGATCAAAACCAGCTCCTGTTCCAATGGAAGAGAAGCATGATCTTGCTCTGCATGTAGAGCCGTTATTTTCCGAACCCACGAAATATCGTCGTTTGGTCGGTAAGTTAATTTATCTCACTCTTACCCGTTCTGAGATTACCTACTTGGTTCATATCCTATCCCAATTTATGCAAGCTCCGTCTAAAGCCTATTGGGATGCGGTTGTTCGTGTTGTCCGTTACCTTAAAGGGAATCCGGGACAGGGTATTCTATTACGCGCTGACACGTCCATG